The following coding sequences lie in one Lolium perenne isolate Kyuss_39 chromosome 2, Kyuss_2.0, whole genome shotgun sequence genomic window:
- the LOC127332970 gene encoding uncharacterized protein yields the protein MRDFASCLSQSGVQVAHSSSPSGQSMVQCAYYARLRGKSCRVTVTWTKVAMGQALGIAMDDSSGRCLCKTEIKPWLSAKRKGSKAVEVDGGALDIIWDMSCAKFAAGPEPIEGFYVALIFDLEAILVLGDMRTLGDHKVSLDALPYSPVMVARKEHVYGKKVYSAKARFLDVGQDHHITVECDTSGVKDPSLEIRIGKKRVLQVKRLLWKFRGNQTIFVDGLPVEVLWDVHDWLFGSSNGCGVFLFQSGQSLEKFLLRSCSQDETEHPSHRFGFTLMLHACKVE from the coding sequence atgaGAGATTTCGCGTCCTGCCTCAGCCAGAGCGGCGTCCAGGTCGCCCATTCCTCTTCCCCAAGTGGCCAGAGCATGGTGCAGTGCGCCTACTACGCCCGTCTGCGCGGCAAATCTTGCAGGGTCACCGTCACCTGGACCAAGGTGGCCATGGGGCAGGCTCTGGGAATCGCGATGGACGATTCCTCGGGCCGTTGCCTCTGCAAGACAGAGATAAAGCCATGGCTGTCCGCGAAGAGGAAAGGCTCCAAGGCCGTGGAGGTGGACGGGGGCGCCCTGGACATCATCTGGGACATGTCTTGTGCAAAGTTTGCGGCCGGGCCGGAACCAATTGAAGGTTTCTACGTTGCTCTGATCTTTGATCTTGAAGCCATCCTTGTGCTCGGGGACATGCGCACGctgggagatcacaaggtgtcttTGGACGCTTTACCTTATAGTCCAGTCATGGTAGCCAGGAAGGAACATGTTTACGGGAAGAAGGTGTATTCGGCGAAGGCTAGATTCTTGGACGTTGGCCAGGATCATCATATCACCGTAGAGTGTGACACATCAGGGGTGAAGGATCCAAGCTTGGAGATCAGGATCGGAAAGAAGAGAGTATTGCAGGTGAAGAGGCTTTTATGGAAGTTCAGAGGAAACCAGACTATTTTTGTGGATGGACTCCCGGTAGAGGTGCTCTGGGATGTGCATGACTGGCTATTTGGTTCGTCGAATGGATGTGGGGTGTTCTTGTTTCAGTCAGGACAATCCTTGGAGAAATTTTTGTTAAGGTCATGCTCACAGGACGAAACAGAGCATCCATCTCATCGGTTTGGTTTCACTTTGATGCTTCATGCATGCAAGGTTGAGTAG